The DNA segment AATATTCAGCGCTGATGAACGACAACGGCGCGCTGCTGCAATGGTTGATCGCAGTGCGCGACATCGGCCTGACTCAGGTGCGCGGCGTACCCACCGAACCCGGCTCACTGAAGCTGATCGCGCAGCGCATTTCGTTCATCCGCGAGAGCAACTTCGGCGTGCTGTTCAACGTGCAGTCCAAGGCCGATGCCGACAGCAACGCCTACACCGCTTTCAACCTGCCGTTGCACACGGACTTGCCGACTCGCGAGCTGCAACCAGGGCTGCAATTTCTGCATTGCCTGGTGAATGATGCCGAAGGTGGCGAGAGTATTTTTGTCGACGGTTTTGCAATTGCCGACGCGTTGCGTCAGGAAGCACCGGAGCTGTTTCAGGCACTGTGCGAAATCCCCGTGGAGTTTCGCAACAAGGACCGCCACAGCGACTATCGCTGCCTGGCGCCGATCATTGCGCTGGATGCGCTGGGCCGGGTTGCGGAGATTCGCATGGCGAACTTTCTGCGCGGCGCATTCGATACGTCGGTGGAGCAGATGCCGCTGCTGTATCGCGCCTATCGACGCCTGATTGCGATGACCCGCGAGCCAAGGTTCAGGATGATGCAGCGGCTCAATCCGGGCGAGCTGTGGTGCTTCGATAACCGCCGCACGCTGCATGCGCGCAATGCGTTCGACCCGGCCACCGGGGCGCGGCATTTTCAGGGTTGCTACATTGATCGGGATGAGTTGTTGTCGCGGATTCTGGTGTTGCAACGCTAGAAAAGATCGCAGCCTTCGGCAGCTCCTACATTGGAATGCTTTTCCCTGTAGGAGCTGCCGCAGGCTGCGATCTTTTGACTTCCATGAAATTAAAAAAAGCCCCGATACAAGCCGTGACAGGATCGGGGCAGAGGGTACTGTTGAGGAGCTGCCAGTCGAGGGTGACCAAACCGTCGTGTAGCGAGCTGAGGCCAGTGTGCCCACTCCCCTGGGCGGTCAGTTAGCCGAAAACGACCTGTTCATAGCCGTTGCAGCCACTGCGACAAATCGCCCTTGCCGTCACTTCCCGCGCCTACCAGAATCGAACCACGACCTCCGTTACCGAAGAAGGATGCGCGCCATGATGTACGCCGATTTGATCGATCAGGAAGATTTGTTGGGCCAGCTCAAGGCATTGGGTTTCGAAGTGCCGTCGGGCGCTACCGCTGAGCAAGCCTGCGAATACGCCGTGCGGGGGCTGGACGACGTTCGGGCGAACACGTTGCGTACGATGGTCAAGCAGATGTACACCAGCAGCGCGACTATTTTGCCGGCAGTGCGTGAGGCTTTTGATAAACAATTACTGCCAGCACTGGCGCAGTACCAGCAGACCCGCAGCGCCTGACGAGCAACTGTGGCGAGGGAGCTTGCTCCCGCTGGGCCGCGAAGCGGCCCCAAACCGGCAGATGGACTGTTCCAGATAAATCGCATTCGCAGATTTTACGAGCGCTTCGCGCTCGAGCGGGAGCAAGCTCCCTCGCCACAAAAACTGTCCGGTCTACAGCCTTACGCTGGCAAACGTCGACTCATTACGCGCCTGACTCAACGCCGACAGCGGCCCCGACAGCGGCGACATCACGATTGCCTGCGGCAGTGGCAGCATCGCCACTTGCTGGGTGGTGTTGGAGCCTACGCGTTCGTCACGCGGTGGAATGCCGAAGTATTCGCGGTAGCACTTGGAGAAGTGCGGGGTCGAGACGAACCCACACACCGACGCCACTTCGATGATCGACATCGGCGTCTGCTTCAGCAACTGCCGCGCACGGATCAGGCGCAGCTTGAGGTAGTAGCGCGACGGCGAGCAGTGCAGGTATTTCTGGAACAGGCGCTCCAGCTGTCGACGCGACACGGCGACGTACACCGCCAGCTCGTCGAGGTCGATTGGCTCTTCCAGATTGGCTTCCATCAGCGCAACGATTTCCTGCAGCTTCGGCTGGTTGGTGCCGAGCATGTGCTTGAGCGGCACACGCTGGTGATCCTGCTCGTTGCGGATACGCTCGTAGACAAACATTTCCGAGATCGCGGCAGACAGTTCGCGACCATGATCGCGGCTGATCAGGTGCAGCATCATGTCCAGCGGCGCGGTGCCGCCGGAGCTGGTGAAACGGTTACGGTCGAGGGTGAACAGACGAGTGCTCATCGCCACGCGCGGGAAAGCTTCCTGCATCGCCGCCAGACATTCCCAGTGCACACTGCAATCGAAACCGTCGAGCAGACCGGCGCAGGCCAGGGCCCAACTGCCGGTGCAGACGGCGCCGAGACGTTTGGACTGACGGGCCTGGCTTTGCAGCCAAGAGACGTGTTCACGGGTCACGGTGCGTTGAATGCCGATGCCGCCGCAGACGATCACGGTGTCCAGGGGCGGGGCTTTGTGCATGGAGGCATCGGGGGTGATTTGCAGACCGTCACTGGCCCACACCTGGCCGCCATCGACAGTGAGGGTGCTCCAGCGATACAGCTCACGACCGGACAATTGGTTGGCCATGCGTAGCGGTTCAACCGCAGAGGCCAGAGAAATCAGCGTGAAATTGTCCAGCAGCAGAAAGCCGATGGATTGAGGCGCACGGTTCTGGGGTTGGGCCCCGGAGTTGAACGACGTCATCGCGGTATCTCCTCACACAAAGCGGGTGATGGCCTCAGGCGGAGGCTCTTGTTATTGCCAGCGTTCTCGCGTGGGAGACGGGCTTTGTTATGACAGAGCAATTGCCATGCCTAAAATTGAATGGCTGTTCAATAACTCCTGAAAACGACGTCGCGACGTGTCTATTCAAGACGTCCGACGAAAGGTATTTCGAAGTGCCATCAGCGGCGGTGAAAGCCCTGCCCCGCTGCCTGTGAGCAGATCGGTAGCACTTGTGGGAACAGGCCTGCGCGGGGTTGTTTCAGAGTGTCACCGCAGGCACGGGTGACGGACGGTAGGGGGTGCGAATGGCGCACTGTGGGTGGGAAACACTCTTATCTGATTGCGACGCGCCAAAAGGTGGCGTGATTTGATTAGCGTGTGCACTTGGTGAGCAGTTTTGACTGGTCTGGCCTCTTCGCGAGCAAGCCCGCTCCCACATTGGAACCGGGTGTTCACAAATTCTGTGTTCACTGTAGATCCACTGTGGGAGCGGGCTTGCTCGCGAAGAATTCCACTCGGTATTGCTGATTCAGCACTCAACCGCACTGACCGCCAACCCACCGCGCGAAGTCTCTTTATATTTGTCATGCATATCCGCGCCGGTATCACGCATGGTGCGGATCACCCGGTCCAGCGAGATGAAGTGCTGACCATCACCACGCAAGGCCATCTGCGCCGCGTTGATCGCCTTCACCGCGGCAATCGCGTTGCGCTCAATGCACGGCACCTGCACCAGGCCGCCGACCGGATCGCAGGTCAGACCAAGGTTGTGTTCCAGGCCGATTTCCGCCGCATTGCACAGTTGCTCCGGCGTCGCGCCCAAAATCTCCGCCAGCCCCGCCGCCGCCATCGCACAAGCCGAACCGACCTCGCCCTGGCAGCCGACTTCGGCGCCGGAGATCGAAGCGTTCTTCTTGCACAGAATGCCCACCGCCGCCGCCCCCAGAAAGTAGTCGACCACGTTGGCGTCGGTGACCGCTTCGCTGAACTTCATGAAGTAGTGCAACACCGCCGGGATAATCCCCGCCGCACCATTGGTCGGTGCGGTGACCATGCGCCCACCCGCCGCGTTTTCTTCGTTGACCGCGAGGGCAAACAGATTGACCCACTCCATGGCACTGAGGGTCGAGCCGATCACGTTGGGTTTGTTCAATTCCTGCAGGCTGCGATGCAGCTTGGCAGCACGGCGCCGCACATTAAGGCCACCGGGGAGGATGCCTTCGTGTTTGAGGCCCTGCTC comes from the Pseudomonas sp. RSB 5.4 genome and includes:
- a CDS encoding gamma-butyrobetaine dioxygenase, coding for MHTAAAVADFRTYPLISALSGVQNLTDRVSIDWADGRVSPFHHAWLRDNCPCPQCVYNVTREQVFEIVDAAPDLVPANAHIDSDGCLQIDWQDGHRSRFDPGWLRAHAYDDESRAERLAAKPKAYLWRSNLQLPVFEYSALMNDNGALLQWLIAVRDIGLTQVRGVPTEPGSLKLIAQRISFIRESNFGVLFNVQSKADADSNAYTAFNLPLHTDLPTRELQPGLQFLHCLVNDAEGGESIFVDGFAIADALRQEAPELFQALCEIPVEFRNKDRHSDYRCLAPIIALDALGRVAEIRMANFLRGAFDTSVEQMPLLYRAYRRLIAMTREPRFRMMQRLNPGELWCFDNRRTLHARNAFDPATGARHFQGCYIDRDELLSRILVLQR
- a CDS encoding GlxA family transcriptional regulator — encoded protein: MTSFNSGAQPQNRAPQSIGFLLLDNFTLISLASAVEPLRMANQLSGRELYRWSTLTVDGGQVWASDGLQITPDASMHKAPPLDTVIVCGGIGIQRTVTREHVSWLQSQARQSKRLGAVCTGSWALACAGLLDGFDCSVHWECLAAMQEAFPRVAMSTRLFTLDRNRFTSSGGTAPLDMMLHLISRDHGRELSAAISEMFVYERIRNEQDHQRVPLKHMLGTNQPKLQEIVALMEANLEEPIDLDELAVYVAVSRRQLERLFQKYLHCSPSRYYLKLRLIRARQLLKQTPMSIIEVASVCGFVSTPHFSKCYREYFGIPPRDERVGSNTTQQVAMLPLPQAIVMSPLSGPLSALSQARNESTFASVRL
- a CDS encoding L-serine ammonia-lyase, whose translation is MAISVFDLFKIGIGPSSSHTVGPMRAAALFVESLRDKFLLEQVRRIEVQLFGSLSATGIGHGSDNAVIMGLMGEWPDAIDPSQIGPRIQALHETHTLLLDGRLSVPFVWARDMRLIDENLPFHPNAMTLIAEGDHGEIHRDTYYSVGGGFVVDQAQASSGVVDLDRTELPYDFSSAVELLQLCQKNNLRVAELMMANEKVWRSEEEIRAGLMKLWRAMQDCVEQGLKHEGILPGGLNVRRRAAKLHRSLQELNKPNVIGSTLSAMEWVNLFALAVNEENAAGGRMVTAPTNGAAGIIPAVLHYFMKFSEAVTDANVVDYFLGAAAVGILCKKNASISGAEVGCQGEVGSACAMAAAGLAEILGATPEQLCNAAEIGLEHNLGLTCDPVGGLVQVPCIERNAIAAVKAINAAQMALRGDGQHFISLDRVIRTMRDTGADMHDKYKETSRGGLAVSAVEC